A window of Garra rufa chromosome 16, GarRuf1.0, whole genome shotgun sequence contains these coding sequences:
- the LOC141287958 gene encoding gap junction beta-1 protein-like yields the protein MNWASFYAVISGVNRHSTGIGRIWLSVIFIFRIMVLVVAAESVWGDEKSGFTCNTQQPGCNSVCYDQFFPISHIRLWALQLILVSTPALLVAMHVAHRRHIEKKILKISGRGNAKDFENIKSQKFKITGALWWTYMISIVFRIVFEVVFLYIFYIIYPDIKMVRLVKCDSYPCPNTVDCFVSRPTEKTVFTIFMLAVSGICVLLNIAEIMYLIGRACMKYFQGGVGEPKAPWLTQKLATYKQNEINQLISEHSFKPRFNVGRKPPTDRSERCSAF from the coding sequence ATGAATTGGGCATCGTTTTATGCGGTGATCAGCGGTGTGAACAGACACTCGACCGGCATCGGCCGCATCTGGCTGTCGGTGATCTTCATCTTCCGGATCATGGTGCTGGTGGTGGCGGCGGAGAGCGTGTGGGGAGACGAGAAGTCCGGCTTCACCTGCAACACCCAGCAGCCCGGCTGCAACAGCGTGTGCTACGACCAGTTCTTCCCCATCTCCCACATCCGCCTCTGGGCTCTGCAGCTCATCCTGGTGTCCACGCCGGCCCTGCTGGTGGCCATGCACGTCGCGCACCGCCGGCACATCGAGAAGAAGATCCTCAAGATATCCGGCAGAGGGAACGCCAAGGACTTCGAGAACATCAAGAGCCAGAAGTTCAAGATCACCGGTGCTCTCTGGTGGACCTACATGATCAGCATCGTCTTCCGCATCGTGTTCGAGGTGGTTTTCTTGTACATTTTTTACATAATCTATCCGGACATCAAGATGGTCCGTCTGGTGAAGTGTGACTCCTACCCCTGTCCGAATACGGTGGACTGCTTCGTGTCCCGTCCCACGGAGAAGACCGTTTTTACCATCTTCATGCTGGCCGTGTCTGGAATCTGCGTCTTGTTGAACATCGCGGAGATTATGTATTTAATAGGCCGGGCCTGTATGAAATATTTCCAAGGAGGGGTAGGAGAACCGAAAGCACCGTGGCTCACTCAAAAACTGGCCACCTACAAGCAGAACGAAATAAACCAGCTGATATCAGAGCATTCCTTCAAACCCAGATTCAACGTCGGGCGGAAGCCTCCCACGGATAGGAGCGAACGCTGCTCTGCTTTCTAG